In Oxobacter pfennigii, the DNA window TGCACACCCACAGGTAGAACCCCTGATTGACGAGAATGGACTGTGCGAGATTTTTGGTTTAGGTCCGGCAAGGTCATTAGGAAGCGGGGTTTTTAAAGATATTTACGAGGTATGCCCCGGCAATTTTATGATTTATGACAAAGACGGCCTTCGTTCAAAAGAATACTGGAAACTTAAATGCGCACCCCATACCGAGGACCTTGATACAACAGTTGAGCATACCAGGTCTTTAGTAGTGGATGCAATTGAACGGCAGCTTGTATCAGATGTTCCGGTGTGTACCTTTTTATCCGGCGGCCTTGATTCCAGCGCCATATCTGCGGTAGCTGCAAATTACTTCAAAAAACAAAACCGTGGAATATTAAATACATTTTCTATCGACTACAAGGACAATGAGCTTTATTTTAAATCCAATGATTTTGAGCCGAATTCCGATAGAGTTTATGCTGAGCGCATGTCCCAATTCATAGCAAGCAACCATCAAAACATAATCATAAATACTGATGAATTGGCTTACGCATTGGTAGATGCCGTCCGTGCCAACGACCTGCCTGGTTATGCCGATATTGATTCTTCTCTTTACCTCTTTTGCAAAGAGGTGAGAAAACAATCTACTGTGGCATTATCAGGTGAATGCGCCGATGAAATTTTTGGCGGGTACCCCTGGTATACAAGGGATGAAGATTTTTATTCCACTACATTTCCCTGGTCTAAGTCCCTCGACTTAAGAAAGGATATTTTATCACCGGAACTGAGTCATCTTCCTATAGAGGATTATGTGGCTTCAAAATATGAAGAAAGTATAAAAGCAGTTCCTTTCCTTGACGACGACTCGAAGGAAGACAGGCGGATGAGAGAGCTTTTCTACCTCAATATGAAATGGTTCATGTTAACCCTCTTAAACAGAAAAGACCGCATGAGCATGTCAAACAGCCTTGAGGTAAGAGTACCCTATGCAGACTACAGGATTGTTGAATATTCCTTCAATATTCCGCGCAGCATAAAATTGTATAATGGAAGGGAAAAGGGACTTTTAAGAATGGTACTTAAAGGTATTCTTCCCGATGATATAGTGGAAAGAAAAAAGAGCCCCTATCCCAAGACTCATCATCCTTTATATACAAAGATAGTAAAAGACTGGGCAAACAATATAATTAACGACAGCACTTCTCCGATACTTCAGCTCATTGATAAAAATAAGCTTAATGACATTATAAACTCCGACGGCTCCTACCATGTCAGGCCATGGTACGGCCAACTGCTCCGGGGGCCTCAGCAAATCGCTTATTTTATACAAATCAATGAATGGATGAAAGAATATAAAGTTAAGCTAGTATAAGTATGTGGCTGCTGAGTTAGAATCCTTCATTCGCC includes these proteins:
- the asnB gene encoding asparagine synthase (glutamine-hydrolyzing); protein product: MCGIAGWINLKENLTGYKETIEKMTLTLGKRGPDATGYYTTKNVLLGHRRLVVVDPEGGAQPMTRDIEGSTYTLVYNGELYNTEELRAELKSKGHSFNSYSDTEVLLVSYIEWGESCVDYLNGIYAFGVWDDKKNRLFLARDPLGVKPLFYTQKGSSFIFASEIKTLLAHPQVEPLIDENGLCEIFGLGPARSLGSGVFKDIYEVCPGNFMIYDKDGLRSKEYWKLKCAPHTEDLDTTVEHTRSLVVDAIERQLVSDVPVCTFLSGGLDSSAISAVAANYFKKQNRGILNTFSIDYKDNELYFKSNDFEPNSDRVYAERMSQFIASNHQNIIINTDELAYALVDAVRANDLPGYADIDSSLYLFCKEVRKQSTVALSGECADEIFGGYPWYTRDEDFYSTTFPWSKSLDLRKDILSPELSHLPIEDYVASKYEESIKAVPFLDDDSKEDRRMRELFYLNMKWFMLTLLNRKDRMSMSNSLEVRVPYADYRIVEYSFNIPRSIKLYNGREKGLLRMVLKGILPDDIVERKKSPYPKTHHPLYTKIVKDWANNIINDSTSPILQLIDKNKLNDIINSDGSYHVRPWYGQLLRGPQQIAYFIQINEWMKEYKVKLV